The sequence GGCACCGGGAGGCCACCTGGGACGAGGCGTTCGCGGCGGTCGAGGCCGGCCTGCGGCCGGTCGTCGAGACGTACGGGCCGCAGGCCGTCGCGGCCTACCTGGGCAACCCGAACGTGCACACGATGGCCGGCGGCCTCTACGTCACGCCGCTGCTCAAAGCCCTCGGCACCCGCAACGTGTTCACCGCCAGCACCGTCGACCAGATGCCCAAGCACGTCTCCTGCGGGTACCTCTTCGGCAGCCCCCTGGCCATCCCGGTGCCCGACCTGGACCGCACCGACCTGCTGCTGGTGCTCGGCGCCAACCCGTGGGAGTCCAACGGCAGCCTGGCCACCGCCGCCGACTTCCCGGGACGGCTGCGGGCGATCCAGGCGCGCGGCGGCCGGTTCGTGGTCGTCGACCCGCGCCGCACCCGGACCGCCGAGCACGCCGACGAGCACGTGTTCATCCGGCCGGGCACGGACGCGTTCCTGCTGTTCGGCATCGTGCACACGCTGCTGGCGGAGGAGCTGGCGAATCTCGGGCGGCTCACGCCGTACGTCGTCGGGCTGGACGAGGTGCGCGGCCTGGCCGCGGCGTTCCCGCCGGAGCGCGTCGCCGCGGCCTGCGACATCCCGGCGGAGCGGATCCGCGGCCTGGCCCGCGAGCTCGCCGCCGCGCCGACCGCCGCGGTCTACGGCCGGATCGGCACGTGCACCGTCGAGTTCGGCACCCTGACCAGCTGGCTGGTCGACGTGATCAACGTGCTCACCGGCAACCTGGACCGGCCCGGCGGGGTGATGTTCCCGCTCGCCGCCCACCTGCGGCCGCACCCGGCGCCGGGTGGCCGCGGGTTCACCACCGGGCGCTGGCGCAGCCGGGTGCGCGGGCTGCCCGAGGTCAAGGGCGAGCTGCCGGTCGCCACCCTGGCCGACGAGATCGAGACGCCGGGGGAGGGGCAGGTCCGGGCGTTCCTGACGGTGGCCGGGAACCCGGTGCTGTCCGCCCCGAACAGCGGCCGTCTCGACCGCGCCCTGGCCGGCCTCGACTTCATGGTCAGCGTCGATCCCTATCTGAACGAGACGACCCGGCACGCCGACGTGATCCTGCCGCCGCTCGACGCGACCCGGAAGGGGCACTACGACTTCTCGTTCCTGAGCCTGGCGGTGCGCAACTTCGCGGCGTACTCACCGCCGGTGCTGCCGCCCGACCCGGGTGGCATGGACGAGGTCGACATCCTGGCCCGGCTGATCCTGATCGCCACCGGCCGGGGGGCCGGCGCGGACCCGGCCGTCGTGCACGAGCACCTGCTGCACGAGGCGCTGCGCCGAGCCGTCGGGGACCGTGCCGCCGAGCTGCGGGACCGGGTCAGCGGCGCCGGCCCGGCCGAGCGGCTGCTGGACGTGGCGCTGCGGACCGGGGCGTACGGTGACGGCTTCGGCGCCGTGCCGGACGGCCTGTCCCTGGACCGCCTCCTCGCCGCCCCGCACGGGATCGACCTCGGCCCGCTGCGGCCGCGCATCCCGGAGGTGCTGCGCACCCCGAGCGGGCGGATCGAGCTGTGCGCGCCGGCCCTGGCCGACGAGGCCGGGCGGCTGCGCGCCGCGCTGGACCGGCCGCGCCCCGGTCTGGTGCTGATCGGCCGCCGCCACCTGCGCTCCAACAACAGCTGGATGCACAACGAGCCGGCCCTGGTGAAGGGCCGCGACCGCTGCACCCTGCAGGTCCACCCGGACGACGCGGACCGCCTGACCCTCAGCGACGGTCTGCCGGCCGTGGTGACCGCGCGGGCCGGCACGGTGGTGGCGCCGGTCGAGGTGACCGACCGGGTGATGCCCGGGGTGGTCAGCCTGCCGCACGGCTGGGGGCACGACCTGCCCGGCGTGCGGCTGGCGGTGGCGGCCGCCCACCCCGGCGTCAACTCCAACATCCTGACCGATGAGCTGGTGATCGATCCGCTGTCCGGCAACGCCGTGTTGAACGGAATCCCGGTGGAGGTCAAGCCCGCCTGACGCGGCCGGCCCGTCGGCCGCCCGGGCGGGTGCGTGCCGCTTGCTATGCAACGAGTTGCATAGGATGATGCCGGACATGGCGCTGGAGCATGCGATCCTGGTCTCCCTGCTGGAGCAACCCGGGTCCGGATATGAGCTGGCCCGCCGGTTCGAGCGGTCCATCGGCCGCTTCTGGACCGCCACCCATCAGCAGATCTACCGCGTGCTGAAGCGGATGGAGACGGACGGCTGGGTGACCGCCCGTGAGGTCGGGCAGGACGGGCGGCCGGACAAGCGGACCTTCTCGGTCTCGGCGGCCGGGCGTGCGGCGCTGACCGGGTGGTTGCACGAGCCGGTGCAGCCCGAGGCGGTCCGCCACGACCTGGCGGTCAAGGTGCGCGGCGCGGCGTTCGACGACGCGGCCGGGCGGGCGGCGCTGATCGGCGAGGTGGAGCGCTACCGCGCGGAGCACGAGGAGCTGCTCGCCCGATACCTGGCCGGGGAGAAGCGCGACTTCCCCGACCCCGAGGCGTCGACCACCGGACAGCGGCTTCAGCACGTCGTGCTGCGCGGCGGCATCGCCTACGAGCGGATGCTGCTCGACTGGCTCGACGAGGTCCTGATCGAACTCCGGAAGGAAGCCTGAACGGTGCTGTTCAACCCGCACACCTACGACCCCGCGCACTTCGACCCCGAGACCCGCCGGCTGCTGCGCGCCACCATCGACTTCTTCGAGGAGCGGGGCAAGAAGGCGCTGATCGACAGCTACCTCCACCGCACCTGGTACGCCGACTTCCTGGACTTCGCCGCGAAGCAGGGGCTGTTCGCCACGTTCCTGACCCCGTCCGCCGACGCCGGCGGCAACCCGGACAAGCGCTGGGACACCGCCCGCAACGCGGCACTCAGCGAGATCCTCGGCTTCTACGGGCTGGACTACTGGTACACCTGGCAGGTCACCGTGCTCGGCCTGGGCCCGGTCTGGCAGAGCGCCAACGCGCAGGCCCGCGCGCACGCCGCCCGGCTGCTCGACGACGGGCACGTGATGGCGTTCGGGCTGTCCGAGCGCGGCCACGGCGCGGACATCTACGCCACCGACATGGTGCTGACCCCGGCCACGGACGGCGGCTTCACCGCGAACGGCGCCAAGTACTACATCGGCAACGGCAACGTCGCCGGTCTGGTGTCGGTGTTCGGCCGCACCCCGGACGGCTACGTGTTCTTCGCCGCCGACAGCCGGCACCCGGACTACCACCTGATCAAGAACGTCGTGCACAAGCAGATGTACGTCAGCGCGTTCGAGCTGCGCGACCACCCGGTGCGGCCGGGCGACGTCCTGCACACCGGGCAGGCCGCCTTCGACGCCGCGCTGAACACGGTCAACGTCGGCAAGTTCAACCTGTGCACGGCCGCGATCGGCATCTGCGAGCACGCCATGTACGAGGCGGTCACCCACGCGCACCGCCGGATCCTGTACGGCAAGCCGGTCACCGACTTCCCGCACGTGCGCCGGGAGCTGTCCGACGCGTACGTCCGCCTGGTCGCGATGAAGCTGTTCAGCGACCGCGCCGTCGACTACCTGCGCTGCGCCGGCCCGGACGACCGTCGCTACCTGCTGTTCAACCCGATGACCAAGATGAAGGTCACCACCGAGGGCGAGCGGGTCATCGACCTGATGTGGGACGTGATCGCGGCCAAGGGCTTCGAGGCGGACACGTACTTCGACAAGGCGGCGATCGACATCCGCGGCCTGCCCAAGCTCGAAGGCACGGTGCACGTCAATCTGGCCCTGATCCTCAAGTTCATGCCGAACTACCTGCACCGGCCGGTCGACTGCCCGCCGGTGCCGACCCGGCACGACCCGGCCGACGACGAGTTCCTGTTCCGGCAGGGCCCGGCGCGCGGGCTCGGCGCGATCCGGTTCCACGACTGGCGGATCGCCTACGACCGGTTCGCCGAGCTGCCGAACGTCGCGCGTTTCCGCACCCAGGCCGACGCGCTGTGCGAGCTGTCCCTCGATCCGGAGCAACACGCCGACCTGGACTTCCTGCTCTCCGTCGGGCAGCTGTTCGCGCTGGTCGTCTACGGCCAGCTGATCTGTGAGCAGGCCGAGCTGACCGGTCTCGACCGCTACCTGCTCGACGAGATCTTCGCGGTGCTGGTGCGCGACTTCGCCCAGTACGCTACCGAGCTGCACGGCAAGACCGCGACGACCGACGAGCAGGCGGACTGGGCGCGCGCCCAGGTGCTGCGCCCGGTGGCCGACGAGGCGCGGACGGCGGCCGTCTGGGAGCGGGTGCTGTCGCTGGTCGGGGCGTACGAGATGCGCCCGTGACCGGGGAGCCCGGTGCCGCTGCCCGCCCCGGGTGGTGGCCTCCAGGCTCCCGCCTTGCCGGGGCCGGGCAGGATGGGCGGGTGATCGGATACCGGGCTGTCCTCCCGCTCGCCCTGCTGATGCTGCTCGCCGGGTGTGCGCGGCCGTCGTCGCCGTCCGCCACCGGGCCCTACCCGCCACCGGCGCCGTTCGGTCCCGTCTCCCGCTCACCGGCGCCGCCCGCGCCGCTCGCCTGCCCGCCGGAGGGGGTGCGGATGGAGACCGGCGCCGGCGACGCCGCGATGGGGCTGCGGGTGCTCGGCATCACGATGGTCAACTGCGGTACGGCGACGTACCGGGTGCGGGGGTACCCGGCGGTCCGCGCACTCGACGAGGACCGTGCGGTGCTCGATGTCCGCATCCTGCACGGCGCCAAGGAGATCACCTCGTCGGTGCCGGCCGCGGAGCTCCCGCCACGACCCGTGGTGCTGCGTCCCGGGCAGCGCGCCGGCGCCGCGGTGATCTGGCGCAACACGTACGACGACATCCGGGAGCCACCGGTCAACCCGAGGTATCTGGAGGTCGCCCCGCTGGCCGGCCGCCCGGCACAGGTCATCGACCCGGACGGCGGCCTGGACCTGGGCAGCACCGGCCGGATCGGGGTCGCCCCGTGGACGCTGCTGCCGGACACCCCGGCGGCCCCGGCGTCCCCGATGTACCCGCCGGTGCCCGACTTCCGGTCCTCCGAGCCGGTGGAGACCAGCGGCCCCCTGCCGTGACGCCGGTCCGGCCCGGACGCGGCCCGGTGCCGAACGTCCCGGCGACGCGAGGGGGGACCCCGGCCACCGGCCGGGGTCCCCCCTCGCGTGGAACGATCAGGCGGAGCGCGACGAGATCTCCGCGATGATCCGCGGCCGCAGCTCGGCGGCCGAGATCACCGCGTCCACCGAGCCCACCTCGATGGCGCGCTGGATGCTGTGCACCCGGTCGAACTCGGCCGCCACCTCACCGAGCTTCTCGGCCCGCACCGCGGAGCGCAGCTCGTCCAGCTCGGCGGCGAGCGAGCTGCGGCCCGCCCCGGTGGCCGCCGAGGCCCGGGCCTCCAGCTCGCGCACCCGCGGGTCGGCCGCGGTCCGCGCGTTGACCTCCGCGGTGAAGACCACGGCCGCGGCCGGCGCCCCGCCGAGCACCGACGCGAACGAGCCTTCCAGGGCCAGCACCGTCATGTTCGGGTTGAGCGCCTTGGAGAACACCACGAACGCGCCACCGTGGTACCGGGAGATCACGCAGAAGACGATCGGGCCGCGGAAGTTCACGATGGCCCGGCCGATCTCCGCGCCGTACTCCAGCTGGAGCTTGCGCATCGACTCCGGAGAGCCGTCGAAGCCGGACAGGTTGGCCAGCACCACCAGCGGACGGTTGCCGCTGGCCGCGTTGATCGCCCGGGCCGCCTTCTTCGACGAGCGCGGGAACAGCGTGCCCGCGGTGTACGTGTCCGGCCCGTCGGTGGGCGGGAAGCCCCGCCGCGGCACCGACCGCGACTCGATGCCGAGCAGGCACACCGGCCGGCCGCCCAGGTGCGCGTCCTGCACCACCGCGGTCTCCGCGTCCGCCATCCCGGCCCAGCGCTCCAGCACCGGGTGGTCCTGGTCGGCCAGCGCGCGCATGACCGTGCGGATGTCGAACGGCTTCTTGCGGTCCGGGTTGGCCGTGGCCGAGAAGATCTCGCCGACGGTGGTGAAGTCGCTGCCCTCGATCGCGTGCGGGAAGTCCGAGATGTCCCGGTCGATCGGGTCGGTGGTCAGCGTCGGGCGCGGCCCGGCCTCGCCCGGCACCACGTACGTGTGCTCGTAGTGCGCCATCAGCACGTCCCGGGCGGCCATCAGGTTCGGCGCCCAGTACTGCGCCTGCCCGTTCGGCCCCATCACCCGGTCGTAGCCGCCGATGCCGAAGTTGTCCTCGGCCGACACGCCACCGGAGAAGTCCAGCGACTGCTTGCCGGTCAGCACCATCGCCGAGTCCGGCGTCATCACCAGGATGCCCTTGGTGTGCATCAGCATCGTGGCTTCCGCGTTCCAGTACGGCTGGGCGCCCACGTTGATGCCCGCGACCACGATGTTGATCTCACCGCCGGCCTGGGTGAACTCGACGATGCGCTTCAGCGCGGCGGCCACCCAGTCCATGTTCTCGGTGCCCGAGGTCATCGAGATCCGGGCGCCGGACGACAGCGCGTACCACTCCAGCGGCACCCGCATCCGCTCGGCCAGGTCCAGGGCCGCGATCACCCGGCGGCACTCCGGCTCGGACAGCGCGCCCAGCGACTTGGTCGGGTCGCCGAGCAGCACCACCCGGGAGATGCCCTCGGGGTGGCGGGACGTGACCGTGCGCACCACGCCGGCCACCAGCGCCGCCGAGTTGCTCCCCTTCGGGCGGTCGACCGGCACGAGCGCGTGCCGCTCGTCCAGGTCGTACTCGGTGAACTCGCCGAGGAACTCGGTCAGCTCGTACGGGTAGACGGTGTTGCGGCTGCTGGCCCGCAGCACCTTCTGCCGGTACCCGTCCAGCGGCTCGACCGGCTCGTCGGTCGGCTCGCTGAGGATCAGCTCGGTGCCGCCGGTCGCGCTGAACGTGATCCGCACGTTCACCTTGACCAGCTCGCCGGTGGCCTCGTCACGCCGCCGCGCGATGAACAGGATCTCCTCCAGGCCGGCGCCGGCCGTGGTCGGCGACACCCGGCGGGCGATCATCTCCATCTCGTTGTACGTCAGGCCGAGCACCGGCCACACGTAGATGACGATCCGGTTGGTGTTGAACCGCTTGTCCCGCGACCGCCGCGCCTGTGCCCGCCGGATGCCGTCCAGGCAGGTGGCGATGGTGTCCTCGGTGGTCGGCAGGGCGACCAGCCGGCCGTCCTGCTCGCGCAGCTCGGTCAGGTCGCGGATCTGCGCGAACGCCACCAGCCGGTCGTCGGCCGGGTTCTCCCGGGCGACGCACTGGAACAGGTAGATCTCCTCGTCCGCGGACGGCAGCCGGGTCAGGTCGAACTTGCGCAGCCGCTCCAGCTGCATCCGCTGCGCGATGTACGGGTGCAGCCCCCGGATCAGCCGCTCCTCCTCCATCCCGGTGGTGGACGGCCGGAAGGTGAAGTGGTGGTGCATGACCGCGCCGCTGCGCCCGGCGACCGTCGTGGTCACCCGGCGGATCTGGGCGGGCAGCGGGTGCCGGCTGATCACCTCGTGCAGCGCGGTGGCCATCTCGTCGGAGTCGGCCGGCTGGCCCTCCCAGGCGAGGTAGATGTCGGCGTCGACCGTGCCGTCCTCGGTGGCCAGTCCGGCCAGTCCGGCCAGCGTGCCGCCCAGCCGGTCGAAGCTCTCCGCGGCCGAGACCAGCAGCGAGCCGGACTTCTCGGCGACCACGAAGGAGAAGTCGCCGGACGTGACGGTGCGCACCCCGGTCAGGCCCTTGTTGCCGTAGTAGCGGCGGGTCAGCACCTCGAGCAGCACCGAGTTGTCCACATTGTGCCGGAGCAGGCGCTGGCCGAGCAGCCGGACCAGCGGCTCGGTGCTGCGCACCATCTCGGCGATCCGGTCGGCGCGGTCGCTGGACTGCGGGAACTCGTCCAGGTGGCGCAGGTGCTTGCGGATCTCCGCGTACACCCGGGCCCGGTTGCGGCGCAGCAGCGGCTGGCCGAACCAGGTGAACACCACGCCGCGGGCCAGGTCGGCGATCGCCGGGAAACGTACCTGGGTGGCGGCGACCAGCCGTTCCAGGGCGAGACCGGCCGGCTCGTGCAGGGTGACGTCCGGTGGCGGCTCCTGCAGCCAGGCGCGCAGCAGCGCGGAGACGACCGCGGCCTCGGCCGCGCCGCGCTGCTGGGCCAGGAAGATCCGGAACACCGCGGCCTCCAGGTCCGGGGTGCGCTCCAGGTCGGTGACGCCGTAGTGGCTCAGCGCCTTGGCCAGCTTGGCCTGGAACGACGCCGGCAGCCCGGCCCGCTCCACGTCCAGGCTCTGCAGGTAGGTGTGGAAGAACTCGCGGGCGCTGTGCACGTGCGCGTCGCCGTCCTCGCCGGCCGGCCGGTTGCGGCTCAGCTCGGCCAGGTCGGCGAAGACCTCGATGAGCGCGATCTCCTGCTCCAGGGGCCGGCGCCCCTCCTCGATGGCGGCGCGGCGGGCGGCCAGGTAGTCGTCCAGCACGCGGCGCTCGTCGTGCGGGTCGACGTCGAAGCCGAGCAGCAGGCTGCGCAGGTCCTCCTGGCCGCGGGCGGCGCGCTGGCGGGCCGGCTGGCCGTCCGGCGCCTGCGGCAGGTCGATGGGGGCGGTGGCGCCGGCGGCCTGCTCGGCCTCGTCGCCGCCGGTCGGCTCCAGGCGCAGCAGCGCGGCCCCGGCGTCGACCTTGCCGCCGACCGCGACCAGCACCTCCTTGACCCGGGCCCGGAACGGCGCGCGCAGCACCGCCTCCATCTTCATGGCCTCCAGGACCAGCACCGGCGCGCCGGCCTCGACCTCGGCGCCGGGCTCCAGCGGGGTGGCCACCACCAGCGCCGGCATCGGCGAGCGCAGCACGCCGCCCTCGTCCCGGCTCACCCGGTGGGTGACCCCGTCCACCTCGACCAGCGTGATCGCGCCGTGCGTGCCGGTGAGCAGCCGGTGCCGCACGCCGTTGACCTGGATCCGGCCGCTGTGCCGGTCGAACCGCTCCACCGTGACGTCGGCGAGGCGGACGTCCTCGCCGGCCTCGATGCCGACCCGGAACCGGTGCGCGCCGACCCGGGCCACCCGCACCCGGTACGTCGACCCGCGCAGCTTGAGGTCCAGCGGCGCGCCGCTGTCGTGCCGCACCTGCGGGCGCCCGCCGAACGCGGTGGAGAGCAGCCGCTGCTGCTCGACGCGCTCCTCCTCCTCGTACGCCTCGATCGCGGCCGCCGCCAGGGCGATGCCGGAGTGCCGGTCGGAGACCAGCCGGCCCTCGCCGCGCACCCGGTCGATCCAGCCGGTGTCCGCGCTGCCGTCGATCACCTCGCTCTGGTCGAGCAGGTCGAGCACGAAGCTCTTGTTGGTGGCCCCGCCCTCGATCACCACCGTGGTCTCGGCCATCGCCCGGCGCAGCCGGCCGAGCGCCTCGTCGCGGTCCTTGCCGTACGCGATCACCTTGGCGATCATCGAGTCGAAGTCGCCGGGGATGCTGTCGCCCTCGCTGACCCCGGTGTCCACCCGGATGCCCGGGCCGGCCGGGAAGTCCAGCCGGACGATACGGCCGGGGGAGGGGGCGAAGTCGCGGTCCGGGTCCTCGGCGTTGAGCCGGGCCTCGATGGCGTGGCCGCGCTCGACCGGCGGGGTACCCTCCAGACGGTTGCCCGCGGCGACGTGCAGCTGCGCCTTGACCAGGTCGAAGCCGGTGACCGACTCGGTGATCGGGTGCTCCACCTGCAGGCGCGTGTTGACCTCGAGGAAGGCCAGCAGGTCCTCACCCGGGTGGTAGAGGAACTCGACGGTGGCGGCGCCGCGGTAGCCCACCGCGACCGCGAGTCGCTCGGCGGACGCCTTGAGCTCGGCGGCCCGCTCGGGCCGCAGCACCGGCGACGCCGATTCCTCGATCACCTTCTGGTTGCGCCGCTGCACCGAGCAGTCGCGCACGCCGATCGCCCAGGCGGTGCCCTGCCCGTCCGCGATGACCTGCACCTCGACGTGCCGGGCGCCGGTGACCAGGCGCTCCAGGAAGACGATGCCGCTGCCGAACGCCCGGGCCGCCTCCTGGCTGGTCCGCTCGTACGCGTCGGCGAGCTGGTCGGGGTCGCGGACCACCCGGATGCCGCGCCCGCCGCCACCGGCGGTGGCCTTGAGCATCAGCGGGTAGCCGATCCGCTGCGCCGCCTCCAGCGCGGCCTCCAGCGTCTCCACCGGGCCGCGGCTCCACGGCGCGACCGGAACGCCGACCTCCTCGGCGATCAGCTTCGCGCCGATCTTGTCGCCGAGCTTGCGCATGGCCTCCGGGCCGGGGCCGATGAAGGTGACTCCGATGCGTTCGCACAGCTCCGCGAACGCCGGGTCCTCGGCGACGAAGCCCCAGCCCACCCAGGCCGCGTCGGCGCCGGTCTCGACGAGCGCCTGCTCCAGCAGCTTCAGGTTCAGGTACGGCCGTGCGGCGGCCGGGCCGAGGTCGTACACGATGTCGGCCTCGCGGACGAAGGTGGCGGTCCGGTCGACGTCGGTGAACAGCGCGACGGTCTCGATCCGCACGCCGGTCTCCGCGGCGAGCTCCCGGACGGCATGGATGAGCCGCATCGCGGCCTCACCACGGTTGACGATGGCGATTCGTTTGAACACCCGATCGAGCCCTTACTTCAGGGAAAACCTTCGCCGAGAGACTACAGGTGGTAAAGCGGATTCAGCGGCAACCGCCCTGGTCCGGCCATGTCTCATGGTTACCGGCGGGTATTACCGGCGGGTAGCCGGGCTGGTCACGCGCGGCCTCGCCGCCGGTACGTGATATCGATGACAATCAGTCGCCTCAGGGCTCCGCGGCGCGTCGCGGGCCATCCCTCGTTCGGGGCTCACGTTGCAATTTGCACGCGCCGCGTGCGAGCCCAGCCGCCCTGCGCCATCCGCGTCCCTCGATCGGGGTGTTGACCGGGCGATGACCGACGCCAATCCTGGGCGGCGATCACCGTACGGCTTCGCACCAACACCCGCGGCGAGGAGGCACCGGCATGTGGCGCAGCACCCGGCGCGACCGAACCATCCGCGGCCGCGTGGTCCGGATGCTGGCCCCGCCCCTGGC is a genomic window of Actinoplanes teichomyceticus ATCC 31121 containing:
- a CDS encoding PadR family transcriptional regulator, encoding MALEHAILVSLLEQPGSGYELARRFERSIGRFWTATHQQIYRVLKRMETDGWVTAREVGQDGRPDKRTFSVSAAGRAALTGWLHEPVQPEAVRHDLAVKVRGAAFDDAAGRAALIGEVERYRAEHEELLARYLAGEKRDFPDPEASTTGQRLQHVVLRGGIAYERMLLDWLDEVLIELRKEA
- a CDS encoding molybdopterin oxidoreductase family protein translates to MVEVARTAYRTCPLCEAACGLELTVTGDSVTAARGDREHVFSHGFICPKGATFGRLADDPDRLRRPLIRRDGRHREATWDEAFAAVEAGLRPVVETYGPQAVAAYLGNPNVHTMAGGLYVTPLLKALGTRNVFTASTVDQMPKHVSCGYLFGSPLAIPVPDLDRTDLLLVLGANPWESNGSLATAADFPGRLRAIQARGGRFVVVDPRRTRTAEHADEHVFIRPGTDAFLLFGIVHTLLAEELANLGRLTPYVVGLDEVRGLAAAFPPERVAAACDIPAERIRGLARELAAAPTAAVYGRIGTCTVEFGTLTSWLVDVINVLTGNLDRPGGVMFPLAAHLRPHPAPGGRGFTTGRWRSRVRGLPEVKGELPVATLADEIETPGEGQVRAFLTVAGNPVLSAPNSGRLDRALAGLDFMVSVDPYLNETTRHADVILPPLDATRKGHYDFSFLSLAVRNFAAYSPPVLPPDPGGMDEVDILARLILIATGRGAGADPAVVHEHLLHEALRRAVGDRAAELRDRVSGAGPAERLLDVALRTGAYGDGFGAVPDGLSLDRLLAAPHGIDLGPLRPRIPEVLRTPSGRIELCAPALADEAGRLRAALDRPRPGLVLIGRRHLRSNNSWMHNEPALVKGRDRCTLQVHPDDADRLTLSDGLPAVVTARAGTVVAPVEVTDRVMPGVVSLPHGWGHDLPGVRLAVAAAHPGVNSNILTDELVIDPLSGNAVLNGIPVEVKPA
- a CDS encoding DUF4232 domain-containing protein, with product MIGYRAVLPLALLMLLAGCARPSSPSATGPYPPPAPFGPVSRSPAPPAPLACPPEGVRMETGAGDAAMGLRVLGITMVNCGTATYRVRGYPAVRALDEDRAVLDVRILHGAKEITSSVPAAELPPRPVVLRPGQRAGAAVIWRNTYDDIREPPVNPRYLEVAPLAGRPAQVIDPDGGLDLGSTGRIGVAPWTLLPDTPAAPASPMYPPVPDFRSSEPVETSGPLP
- a CDS encoding acyl-CoA dehydrogenase family protein; its protein translation is MLFNPHTYDPAHFDPETRRLLRATIDFFEERGKKALIDSYLHRTWYADFLDFAAKQGLFATFLTPSADAGGNPDKRWDTARNAALSEILGFYGLDYWYTWQVTVLGLGPVWQSANAQARAHAARLLDDGHVMAFGLSERGHGADIYATDMVLTPATDGGFTANGAKYYIGNGNVAGLVSVFGRTPDGYVFFAADSRHPDYHLIKNVVHKQMYVSAFELRDHPVRPGDVLHTGQAAFDAALNTVNVGKFNLCTAAIGICEHAMYEAVTHAHRRILYGKPVTDFPHVRRELSDAYVRLVAMKLFSDRAVDYLRCAGPDDRRYLLFNPMTKMKVTTEGERVIDLMWDVIAAKGFEADTYFDKAAIDIRGLPKLEGTVHVNLALILKFMPNYLHRPVDCPPVPTRHDPADDEFLFRQGPARGLGAIRFHDWRIAYDRFAELPNVARFRTQADALCELSLDPEQHADLDFLLSVGQLFALVVYGQLICEQAELTGLDRYLLDEIFAVLVRDFAQYATELHGKTATTDEQADWARAQVLRPVADEARTAAVWERVLSLVGAYEMRP
- a CDS encoding carboxyl transferase domain-containing protein, translating into MFKRIAIVNRGEAAMRLIHAVRELAAETGVRIETVALFTDVDRTATFVREADIVYDLGPAAARPYLNLKLLEQALVETGADAAWVGWGFVAEDPAFAELCERIGVTFIGPGPEAMRKLGDKIGAKLIAEEVGVPVAPWSRGPVETLEAALEAAQRIGYPLMLKATAGGGGRGIRVVRDPDQLADAYERTSQEAARAFGSGIVFLERLVTGARHVEVQVIADGQGTAWAIGVRDCSVQRRNQKVIEESASPVLRPERAAELKASAERLAVAVGYRGAATVEFLYHPGEDLLAFLEVNTRLQVEHPITESVTGFDLVKAQLHVAAGNRLEGTPPVERGHAIEARLNAEDPDRDFAPSPGRIVRLDFPAGPGIRVDTGVSEGDSIPGDFDSMIAKVIAYGKDRDEALGRLRRAMAETTVVIEGGATNKSFVLDLLDQSEVIDGSADTGWIDRVRGEGRLVSDRHSGIALAAAAIEAYEEEERVEQQRLLSTAFGGRPQVRHDSGAPLDLKLRGSTYRVRVARVGAHRFRVGIEAGEDVRLADVTVERFDRHSGRIQVNGVRHRLLTGTHGAITLVEVDGVTHRVSRDEGGVLRSPMPALVVATPLEPGAEVEAGAPVLVLEAMKMEAVLRAPFRARVKEVLVAVGGKVDAGAALLRLEPTGGDEAEQAAGATAPIDLPQAPDGQPARQRAARGQEDLRSLLLGFDVDPHDERRVLDDYLAARRAAIEEGRRPLEQEIALIEVFADLAELSRNRPAGEDGDAHVHSAREFFHTYLQSLDVERAGLPASFQAKLAKALSHYGVTDLERTPDLEAAVFRIFLAQQRGAAEAAVVSALLRAWLQEPPPDVTLHEPAGLALERLVAATQVRFPAIADLARGVVFTWFGQPLLRRNRARVYAEIRKHLRHLDEFPQSSDRADRIAEMVRSTEPLVRLLGQRLLRHNVDNSVLLEVLTRRYYGNKGLTGVRTVTSGDFSFVVAEKSGSLLVSAAESFDRLGGTLAGLAGLATEDGTVDADIYLAWEGQPADSDEMATALHEVISRHPLPAQIRRVTTTVAGRSGAVMHHHFTFRPSTTGMEEERLIRGLHPYIAQRMQLERLRKFDLTRLPSADEEIYLFQCVARENPADDRLVAFAQIRDLTELREQDGRLVALPTTEDTIATCLDGIRRAQARRSRDKRFNTNRIVIYVWPVLGLTYNEMEMIARRVSPTTAGAGLEEILFIARRRDEATGELVKVNVRITFSATGGTELILSEPTDEPVEPLDGYRQKVLRASSRNTVYPYELTEFLGEFTEYDLDERHALVPVDRPKGSNSAALVAGVVRTVTSRHPEGISRVVLLGDPTKSLGALSEPECRRVIAALDLAERMRVPLEWYALSSGARISMTSGTENMDWVAAALKRIVEFTQAGGEINIVVAGINVGAQPYWNAEATMLMHTKGILVMTPDSAMVLTGKQSLDFSGGVSAEDNFGIGGYDRVMGPNGQAQYWAPNLMAARDVLMAHYEHTYVVPGEAGPRPTLTTDPIDRDISDFPHAIEGSDFTTVGEIFSATANPDRKKPFDIRTVMRALADQDHPVLERWAGMADAETAVVQDAHLGGRPVCLLGIESRSVPRRGFPPTDGPDTYTAGTLFPRSSKKAARAINAASGNRPLVVLANLSGFDGSPESMRKLQLEYGAEIGRAIVNFRGPIVFCVISRYHGGAFVVFSKALNPNMTVLALEGSFASVLGGAPAAAVVFTAEVNARTAADPRVRELEARASAATGAGRSSLAAELDELRSAVRAEKLGEVAAEFDRVHSIQRAIEVGSVDAVISAAELRPRIIAEISSRSA